In Pyrus communis chromosome 1, drPyrComm1.1, whole genome shotgun sequence, the following are encoded in one genomic region:
- the LOC137729635 gene encoding uncharacterized protein encodes MPPSALDRLVSNLQVDYPMLFELSNPGDSGRAAHCGVSEFVADEGQMYLPYWMMKKLLLQEGDIVRVKNNSLVKGTYMKLQPHTMNFLDISDLKAVLETALRRYSCLATGDIIMVPYKNKEYYIDVIETKPSPAICIIDTNCEVDFAPPLDYVEPQKPAVPSTQSKKRPREAEKEEEPPEKIPKFSPFTGSVRRLDGKPALDQPVAPVSSPGILKQNQPESETGTKGSMLSTSASAHRPNGKLVFGTNGLSANHPTNETPKFVPQKSSQEQSQKAEKPKLQAFTGKKYTLQG; translated from the coding sequence ATGCCGCCCTCAGCCCTCGACCGCCTAGTGTCAAATTTACAGGTCGATTACCCCATGTTGTTTGAACTCAGCAATCCTGGTGATTCTGGACGAGCCGCTCACTGTGGGGTGTCGGAATTTGTCGCTGATGAGGGCCAAATGTATTTACCATACTGGATGATGAAGAAGCTGCTTTTACAAGAAGGCGATATTGTTCGGGTGAAAAACAACAGCCTTGTGAAGGGAACATACATGAAGTTGCAGCCTCACACCATGAATTTTCTTGACATATCAGACCTGAAAGCTGTTTTGGAGACTGCTTTGAGGAGATACTCGTGTTTAGCCACTGGTGACATTATCATGGTTCCTTATAAAAATAAGGAGTACTACATTGACGTAATCGAAACAAAGCCTTCCCCAGCAATCTGTATAATTGATACCAACTGCGAGGTTGATTTTGCCCCTCCCCTTGATTATGTGGAGCCTCAAAAGCCAGCAGTGCCATCTACTCAGTCTAAGAAGAGACCAAGAGAAGCCGAAAAGGAAGAAGAACCACCTGAGAAGATTCCGAAATTCAGCCCCTTTACTGGTTCAGTAAGAAGATTGGATGGAAAACCGGCATTGGACCAACCAGTTGCACCGGTTTCCTCTCCCGGCATTCTCAAGCAGAACCAACCGGAGAGTGAGACTGGAACCAAGGGCTCTATGTTATCAACTTCTGCATCAGCGCATCGACCTAATGGAAAGCTTGTGTTTGGTACAAATGGTTTAAGTGCCAACCATCCCACGAATGAAACCCCAAAATTTGTCCCACAGAAGAGCAGCCAAGAGCAGTCTCAGAAGGCCGAAAAGCCAAAGTTGCAAGCATTCACAGGAAAGAAGTATACACTGCAAGGATGA
- the LOC137731319 gene encoding receptor-like protein kinase HSL1: MTKQNTPTSSLQTHLHFLLLLPLLLLLLPHANSQSLQDQEQAVLLKLKSYLNSPPFLSHWILSKSNASSHCSWPEISCTNNSVTKLFLDNKNITLPVPSFICDLKNLTVIDLSYNYLPGAFPKAVYKCSKLEYLDLSQNYFVGPIPNDIDSLPRLQQLILAGNYFSGDIPPAIGRLQELENLQLYMNQFNGSVPPEIGNLSNLKDLNMSFNIKLVPWNLPSNFTKLKKLKTLWIRQSNLIGELHGTLGEMEALEQLDLAINSLSGEIPSGLFSLKNLSIIYLFKNGLSGKVPRVIESLNLSILDLSNNNLTGTIPEEYGNLTKLTELALFFNGFSGEVPKSIARLPNLIHFKIFNNNLSGILPPEFGRHSKLEAFEVCVNRLTGKLPDNLCYWGKLETLIAYENHLSGELPSSLGNCSSLKTVKVHDNLLSGNIPSGMWTAPNLTSVLISNNSLTGELPEKLSSNLSRLEMRDNRFSGNIPIGVSSWRGLMVFDGGNNRFSGAIPQELTALSSLLTLSLDQNQLTGFLPSDIVSWESLTSLNFSRNQLTGTIPEKLGLLPGLTELDLSANQLSGEIPDQLGHRKLNQFNLSSNHLYGKIPTEFENAAYEGSFLDNQGLCATSSSAKLPMCNSESQKSSKLWSKSLALILSFGVLLCLLAISISFFMVRSYWKRNGGLDSKWNLNSFQRLNFTASEIPSKLTESNLIGSGGSGKVYRVPVNCNGDVVAVKKIWKNENLEEKLEKEFLAEVNILSSIRHANIVKLMCSISSETSKLLVYEHLENRSLDRWLHRRNRPSNLSRPVHHVALDWPERLQIAVGAAQGLSYMHHDCVPPVVHRDVKSSNILLDSDFNAKIGDFGLAKMLVKQGELAIMSSVAGSFGYIAPEYAQTMRLNEKIDVYSFGVILLELTTGREANDGDEHTALAEWARCHIQENKAIADALDKDIKEPCHLDKMCSVFKLGLICTERLPDDRPSMKEVLQILLRCSRPVLSREYTEHVASPLLQNLKRKKTLEDDDGSLVTNV; the protein is encoded by the exons ATGACTAAACAAAACACCCCAACATCTTCCCTCCAAACCCACCTccacttcctcctcctccttcccctcctcctcctcctcctcccccatGCCAACTCCCAATCCCTCCAAGACCAAGAACAAGCAGTCCTCCTAAAACTCAAGTCCTACTTAAACTCTCCGCCATTTCTCAGCCATTGGATCCTATCAAAATCAAACGCTTCTTCCCACTGCTCCTGGCCTGAAATTTCCTGCACCAACAACTCCGTCACCAAATTGTTTCTCGACAACAAGAATATAACCCTACCGGTGCCATCCTTCATCTGTGATCTCAAAAACCTCACAGTCATTGATCTCAGCTACAACTACCTCCCCGGAGCATTCCCAAAAGCTGTCTACAAGTGTTCCAAGCTAGAGTACTTGGACCTGTCTCAGAACTACTTTGTAGGCCCCATTCCTAATGACATCGACAGCCTGCCCCGGCTTCAACAACTTATCCTCGCCGGAAACTACTTCTCCGGTGATATTCCTCCCGCCATAGGGCGGTTGCAAGAGCTTGAGAATCTTCAGCTGTACATGAACCAGTTCAATGGCTCTGTCCCACCAGAAATAGGTAACTTGTCAAATCTCAAAGACCTGAACATGTCTTTCAATATAAAACTTGTGCCTTGGAACTTGCCTTCCAATTTTACCAAGTTGAAAAAGCTCAAGACTTTATGGATACGCCAATCGAATTTGATCGGAGAGCTTCATGGGACACTTGGGGAGATGGAGGCACTTGAACAACTGGATTTGGCAATCAACAGTTTGAGTGGGGAGATTCCGAGCGGTTTGTTTTCGTTGAAGAATTTGAGTATAATCTATCTCTTCAAGAACGGGCTTTCTGGGAAGGTTCCTCGAGTGATCGAATCATTGAACTTGAGCATTCTTGATCTCTCTAACAACAATTTAACAGGGACAATACCAGAAGAGTATGGAAATCTTACCAAATTAACAGAATTGGCTTTGTTTTTCAATGGTTTTTCGGGGGAAGTTCCGAAGAGCATTGCCCGCCTGCCAAACCTCATACATTTCAAAATCTTCAACAATAATTTGTCAGGAATATTGCCTCCAGAGTTTGGGAGGCACTCAAAACTCGAAGCTTTTGAAGTTTGTGTCAATAGGCTAACCGGAAAACTGCCAGACAATTTGTGCTATTGGGGTAAGCTGGAAACACTTATAGCTTATGAAAATCATCTCAGTGGAGAATTGCCAAGCTCTCTTGGAAATTGCAGCAGTTTGAAGACTGTCAAAGTTCATGATAATTTACTGTCTGGAAACATTCCTAGTGGCATGTGGACGGCGCCAAACTTGACTTCTGTGCTGATAAGCAACAACTCACTTACTGGCGAGCTTCCTGAGAAGCTTTCATCAAATCTTTCGCGGTTGGAAATGAGAGACAACAGATTTTCGGGCAACATTCCAATCGGGGTGTCTTCCTGGAGGGGTTTGATGGTTTTTGACGGCGGTAATAACCGCTTTAGTGGTGCTATTCCTCAGGAATTAACCGCGCTTTCTAGCTTATTGACACTTTCTCTTGATCAGAATCAGCTCACCGGCTTCCTTCCATCGGATATTGTATCGTGGGAGTCACTCACTAGTCTTAATTTCAGTCGAAATCAGCTCACCGGAACAATTCCTGAGAAACTGGGTCTTCTGCCGGGACTTACTGAATTAGACCTTTCAGCAAACCAGCTTTCTGGCGAAATTCCGGATCAACTCGGGCATCGGAAGCTCAACCAATTCAATCTCTCTTCCAATCACCTCTACGGGAAGATCCCTACTGAGTTTGAAAATGCTGCGTATGAAGGAAGCTTCTTGGACAATCAAGGCCTCTGCGCAACTAGCTCGTCAGCAAAGCTCCCCATGTGCAATTCTGAATCCCAAAAGTCCAGCAAACTTTGGTCGAAATCTCTTGCGCTAATCTTATCTTTTGGCGTACTGTTGTGCTTGTTGGCTATTTCCATCTCGTTCTTCATGGTCAGAAGTTACTGGAAGAGAAACGGTGGATTGGATTCTAAATGGAATCTCAACTCATTTCAGAGGTTGAATTTCACAGCTTCAGAAATTCCATCGAAGCTCACAGAAAGTAATCTGATTGGAAGTGGTGGGTCAGGAAAAGTTTATCGCGTTCCTGTGAATTGCAATGGTGATGTTGTCGCTGTgaaaaagatttggaagaatgAGAATTTAGAAGAGAAGCTTGAGAAAGAGTTTCTTGCAGAAGTCAATATCTTGAGCTCAATTCGACATGCCAACATAGTGAAGTTGATGTGCAGCATTTCCAGTGAGACTTCAAAACTTCTCGTCTACGAGCACTTAGAAAATCGGAGCCTGGATCGATGGCTGCACAGGAGAAATAGGCCATCCAATCTCTCGAGGCCAGTCCATCATGTCGCGCTCGACTGGCCTGAGAGGTTGCAGATTGCAGTGGGCGCTGCTCAGGGCCTCAGCTATATGCACCACGACTGTGTGCCGCCCGTGGTGCATCGCGACGTGAAATCGAGCAACATTTTGTTGGATTCTGATTTCAATGCAAAAATAGGAGACTTTGGTCTGGCCAAGATGTTGGTCAAGCAAGGAGAACTTGCTATAATGTCATCTGTCGCTGGCTCCTTTGGCTACATTGCTCCAG AATATGCTCAAACAATGCGATTGAATGAAAAGATCGACGTGTATAGCTTCGGGGTCATCCTTCTGGAGTTGACAACCGGCAGGGAAGCCAATGACGGCGATGAACACACTGCCCTCGCTGAATGGGCGCGGTGTCACATTCAAGAAAACAAAGCTATCGCTGATGCTTTGGACAAGGACATCAAAGAACCTTGTCACTTGGACAAAATGTGCTCCGTTTTCAAACTCGGCCTCATTTGCACTGAGAGACTTCCAGATGATAGGCCTTCCATGAAGGAGGTTCTGCAAATCTTGCTCCGATGCAGCCGTCCAGTACTCAGCAGAGAATATACCGAGCATGTTGCCTCTCCTCTGCTCCAAAACTTGAAGCGCAAGAAGACCTTGGAAGACGATGATGGTAGTTTGGTGACCAATGTCTGA